The segment TACTCGCCACCCTGGGGCAGCGGCTGCCAGCCCTGGTCAGGGTGCGGCTGGTACGGATGGCGGTTGTCTGCGTCGCTCATGCCGAGCCCTCACTTCGCCCGGCCTCGCATCCGCGAGGCGCGCACCTTTCGCTGACGATCCACCGGTCTGCGACCGGGGCGGCCCCCGCACTGCGCTCGCTCATGAGAGCGCCCTCCCGAGTGCGCGGCGGGCCAAGGCTGCCACCGTACGGCGAAGGTGCAGGGCAGCGGGCGGCAGGGTGGCCGGTTCCGAACCGTCCTCGGGCGGTGCCGGGTCCGGGATGCAGGCGGCGGCGACATAGTCACCGAAAGCCGTCAGCGCCTCGGGTACCAGGCCGCGTTCGCCGTCCCAGTCGATGAGCGAGGCCACCCACTGCTCGGCCTCCAGGGGCCGCAGCGGCATGGCGGCGACCGCGCCCACCGCGCAGCGCACCCCGCGCCGGGCCGGGTCCAGGACGAGCGCGACCGAGGCGGTGGCCCGGCCGGGGCCGGTGCGGCCGGTCGCCTTGAGGAAGGCCTGCGGGGCGTGCAGCAGCGGCACCCGTACGAAGCCGACGAGTTCGCCGGGGCTCAGCATCTCCCGGCCGGCCAGCAGGTGGCTGACCGGGATCTCGCGGCGGCCGCCCCCGGGGCCGGCGATGATCACCGTGGCTTCCAGGGCGGCGAGCACCGGGAGGGTGTCGCCCGTGGGGGCGGAGGTCACGATGTTGCCGCCGAGGGTGCCGGCGTTGCGGACCTGTGGCGGGCCGGCCGCGCGGGCGGCGGCGGCCAGTCCGGGGATCAGGGCGGCGAAGTCGGGGCGTCCCATACGGGCGAGGGTGA is part of the Streptomyces platensis genome and harbors:
- a CDS encoding FAD binding domain-containing protein: MTTHAPHASHTVTLPDSLDEAVAALTAMPAAVPVAGGTDLMAAVNAGLLRPAALVGLGRISEIRGWQYLDGHALLGAGLTLARMGRPDFAALIPGLAAAARAAGPPQVRNAGTLGGNIVTSAPTGDTLPVLAALEATVIIAGPGGGRREIPVSHLLAGREMLSPGELVGFVRVPLLHAPQAFLKATGRTGPGRATASVALVLDPARRGVRCAVGAVAAMPLRPLEAEQWVASLIDWDGERGLVPEALTAFGDYVAAACIPDPAPPEDGSEPATLPPAALHLRRTVAALARRALGRALS